The following nucleotide sequence is from bacterium.
CTCGTCGATGGCCGTGTTCGGCGTGGGCGGCATCGGGCTCAACTGCGTGCAGGGCGGGGTGCTCGCCGGCGCGTCGCAGATCATCGCCATCGACGTCAACCCGCAGAAGCTCGAGCTGGCGAAGCGCTTCGGTGCCACGCACCTCGTCGACGCCTCGAAGGAGGACGCCCTCGCCGCCGTGCGCGATCTCACCGGCGGCGGCGCCGAGTACACCTTCGAGTGCGTCGGCAACCTCGCCGTCATCCAGCAGGCGCTCGACGCGCTCGCCGCCGGCGGCACGCTGACGGTCGTCGGGGTGCCGAAGATCGGCTCGAAGTACGAGTTCGTCGTCCACACGCTCTACAACAACAAGGGCATCCTCGGCTGCCGCTACGGCGCCGCGCGCCCGCGCCGCGACTTCCCGATGCTCGCCGATCTGTACCTGTCCGGCCGGCTCAAGATCGACGAGCTCATCACCAGCCACTACGCACTCGACGACTTCGGACGCGCGCTCCACGACCTGGAGCAGGGCCATCTCGCCCGCGGCGTGTTCCGGATGGACTCGGCCGCCTGATTCGGAGGGAGACCACGCCATGGGACGCTACGGAAACTGGGTCATCGACGCGGACGGGCACGGGGGCGACCTCCCCAACTGGCAGTCGCGCATCCCCGCCGAGTTCCAGGGCAAGTGGGAGGAGCGGCGCGCGAAGATCAAGAAGCAGTTCGCCAACCTGCCCGGCGTCGGCATCAAGGAGACGAAGGGCACGGCGAAGCTGAACAGCCTCGAGCGCGCCGGCATGACCGATCCGAAGTCGCGCCTCGAGGACATGGACCTCGAGGGCATCGATCAGACGATCATGTTCCCCGGCGGCGCCGGCGAGGAGTGGGCCGGCCTCGACAAGGACTTTGCGGTTGCGCTCTGCCGCACGCTGAACGACGCGCGCGGCGAGTTCCTGTCCTACGCGCCGAAGCGCCTCATGTCGGTCGCGAAGCTGCCGATGATCGACCCCGCGTCGGCCGTCGCCGAGCTGCGGCGCTGCGTCGCGGAGCACGGTATGGTCGGCATGGTCACGCCGCAGCACGTGCGCGACAAGAACCTCGACCATCCCGACTTCGACGTGGTCTGGCGCACCGCCGAGGAGCTCGGCGTGGCGGTGTGCGTGCACGGCGGCGGCCAGGCGATCGACCAGGTGCCGATCGGCGTCGACCGCTGGAGCACGCGTCTCGAGATGCACGCCTTCACGCATCCCGTCGGCCAGATGATGGCGGTGATGGCGTTCACCGTCGGCGGCATCCTGCACCGTTTCCCGAAGCTGCGCGTCGCCTTCCTCGAGGCGACGACCGGCTGGCTGCCGTTCTGGCTCGAGCGCCTCGACGAGCACTGGGAGCTGACGCCCGAGCAGGCGCCGAACATCGACAAGAAGCCGTCGGAGTACTTCAAGGCGGGCAACTGCTTCATCGGCTGCGACCCGGACGAGAAGTCGATCCCGTGGGTCGTCGACCAGTGCGGCGAGGGCGTCGTCGTGTACGCCTCCGACTACTGCCACTGGGACTGCAAATTCCCCGACACGGTGAAGATCGTGCAGGAGCGGGACGACCTGTCGGCGAGCGCGAAGAAGAAGATCCTCGACGACAACCCGCGCCGGCTCTACGCCCTCGGCTGACGCCTCGCCCGGCACGTGCCGATGGACCTCGCCGCGCTGCTCGATCCCGCCCACACGGCGCTGCTCCTGATGGAATGCCAGGAGGGCGTCGTCGGCCGGGGCGGCAGGCTGTCGGCGCTCGCCGAGGCGGTCGAGAAGCACGGCACGGTCGCGCAGATCGGTCGCGTGCTGGCGGCGGCGCGGGTGCGCGGGGTGCGCGTCGTCCACTGCCACATGGCGCGGCGGGCCGACGGGGCGGGCGCGACGACCAACTGTCGCCTCCTCGCTGCGACCAGGAAGTCCGACCGGCCGCTCGTCCCCGGCTCGCCGCAGCAGGCGGCGATCGCGGCGCTCGCGCCTGCCGAGGGCGAATGGGTCGTGACGCGCTTCCACGGCCTCACCCCGTTCCACGGCACCGAGCTCGATCAGCTGCTGCGCAACCAGGGCGTCCGCACCGTCGTCGCCTGCGGCGTCTCGGTGAACGTCGGCATCCTCGGCCTCACGCTCGAAGCCGTGAACGCCGGCTATCA
It contains:
- a CDS encoding Zn-dependent alcohol dehydrogenase; the protein is MKTRGAVYFGGGKPVSIEEVEVRDPGAGEVRVAIHAAGLCHSDQSVIDGTIPYPVPVVLGHEGAGIVEAIGPGVTSVREGDHVILSTLAHCGRCRACEGGKPTACKNAPNPKDTTPFTLGGGTSAFQFANASAFAERTLVKEQSAIAVDRRLPFDRAALIGCGIMTGVGAVLNRAQVEAGSSMAVFGVGGIGLNCVQGGVLAGASQIIAIDVNPQKLELAKRFGATHLVDASKEDALAAVRDLTGGGAEYTFECVGNLAVIQQALDALAAGGTLTVVGVPKIGSKYEFVVHTLYNNKGILGCRYGAARPRRDFPMLADLYLSGRLKIDELITSHYALDDFGRALHDLEQGHLARGVFRMDSAA
- a CDS encoding amidohydrolase — protein: MGRYGNWVIDADGHGGDLPNWQSRIPAEFQGKWEERRAKIKKQFANLPGVGIKETKGTAKLNSLERAGMTDPKSRLEDMDLEGIDQTIMFPGGAGEEWAGLDKDFAVALCRTLNDARGEFLSYAPKRLMSVAKLPMIDPASAVAELRRCVAEHGMVGMVTPQHVRDKNLDHPDFDVVWRTAEELGVAVCVHGGGQAIDQVPIGVDRWSTRLEMHAFTHPVGQMMAVMAFTVGGILHRFPKLRVAFLEATTGWLPFWLERLDEHWELTPEQAPNIDKKPSEYFKAGNCFIGCDPDEKSIPWVVDQCGEGVVVYASDYCHWDCKFPDTVKIVQERDDLSASAKKKILDDNPRRLYALG
- a CDS encoding cysteine hydrolase, whose product is MPMDLAALLDPAHTALLLMECQEGVVGRGGRLSALAEAVEKHGTVAQIGRVLAAARVRGVRVVHCHMARRADGAGATTNCRLLAATRKSDRPLVPGSPQQAAIAALAPAEGEWVVTRFHGLTPFHGTELDQLLRNQGVRTVVACGVSVNVGILGLTLEAVNAGYQVVIPREGVAGTPDEYVAAVMDNTLRLLATLARVDDVVGVWGDHG